In one Magallana gigas chromosome 7, xbMagGiga1.1, whole genome shotgun sequence genomic region, the following are encoded:
- the LOC117686452 gene encoding uncharacterized protein — protein MEEEISSGSSSPVRRPGLRQIAERLESDTSSTSSPVKRGRGRGRGRGRPRGSGARGRGRRADTQERRRHRGDEAADALSERERILETRIEGMTDEERKDLLLKAGKKHPSLFMELIERVPHGGYHPQPGATSPNWCSYMKCREMPTAVERVCCGRPPNSCQSDLPDFRLLVLDELVLQMAQLYRQDVLALPVDDDYNKGKRHAAYRQFILWHHGRLGIGVRRVIPSCCVWAIRDKFPDQFGQYHGFVPSRLG, from the exons ATGGAAGAAGAG ATAAGTAGTGGAAGTTCAAGTCCTGTCAGACGACCAGGTTTACGCCAGATAGCTGAAAGGTTGGAAAGCGATACCAGTTCAACCTCAAGCCCAGTCAAAAGAGGGAGGGGGAGAGGAAGGGGGAGAGGAAGGCCAAGAGGGAGTGGAGCAAGAGGCAGAGGCAGAAGAGCAGACACACAAGAAAGAAGAAGGCACAGAGGGGATGAAGCAGCTGATGCTCTCTCTGAAAGAGAACGTATTTTAGAG ACTCGGATTGAAGGAATGACTGATGAAGAGAGGAAAGATCTCCTCCTTAAAGCAGGAAAGAAGCATCCCAGTCTGTTTATGGAGCTGATTGAAAGAGTTCCACATGGTGGATATCACCCACAGCCTGGAGCAACTTCTCCGAACTGGTGTTCCTACATGAAATGCAGAGAAATGCCCACAGCAGTAGAGAGGGTCTGTTGTGGACGCCCCCCCAACAGTTGTCAATCTGACTTGCCG gacTTTCGCCTCTTGGTTCTTGATGAACTAGTCCTGCAGATGGCACAGCTATATAGACAGGATGTATTAGCCCTTCCTGTAGATGATGATTATAACAAAGGGAAAAGACACGCGGCCTATCGACAATTTATATTGTGGCACCATGGGCGATTAGGAATTGGAGTAAGAAGAGTCATTCCAAGTTGTTGTGTATGGGCAATTAGGGACAAATTTCCGGACCAATTCGGACAGTATCATGGGTTTGTCCCATCACGGTTAGGATAA
- the LOC105324569 gene encoding uncharacterized protein has translation MKWWTLIVVLAIAISLVSARGGRGGGGRFSGRSRYSSSSRSTSYRSSFSGNRLSSSSSIRSALLLGTVYGASRYRSRARYIADGTLPEVCYNDSYNRSTNGTVSYQGRFFCPLDENMSEDYRYCCGEEGQQYCCTFWDKPGHIVGVVFGIIAGVVALFVVVFCVIKYMKTTKSRNHNRPYTSNISNTSNGHASYPPAYAPPTYEMSCVDSNGKTPYPTSDMMGYSNPSYPPTANAPYPTKDDTGGQHPWKI, from the exons ATGAAATGGTGGACTCTAATTGTGGTCCTTGCGATAG CAATTTCATTGGTCAGTGCTCGTGGGGGGCGCGGCGGTGGAGGGCGTTTTTCCGGCAGGAGTCGCTACAGTAGCTCAAGTAGATCGACGTCATACCGTTCCTCCTTCAGCGGTAACCGTCTCTCTAGTTCCAGCAGTATCCGCTCCGCCCTGCTGCTAGGGACAGTCTATGGAGCCTCGCGGTATCGCTCTAGAGCCAGATACATCGCCGATGGCACAC TGCCAGAGGTATGCTACAACGACAGTTACAACAGGAGTACTAATGGCACCGTATCGTACCAAGGCCGGTTCTTTTGTCCACTTGATGAGAACATGTCCGAGGACTATCGGTACTGTTGTGGAGAAGAGGGACAACAGTACTGTTGTACATTCTGGGACAA ACCTGGTCATATTGTGGGTGTGGTATTTGGGATAATAGCCGGCGTTGTAGCATTGTTCGTCGTTGTTTTCTGCGTGATTAAATACATGAAGACGACAAAATCAAGAAATCACAACC GTCCCTATACATCCAACATATCCAACACATCGAATGGGCATGCCAGTTATCCACCAGCCTACGCACCGCCTACCTATGAAATGTCCTGTGTGGATTCCAACGGGAAAACTCCATACCCAACCAGTGATATGATGGGGTACTCTAATCCTTCCTACCCACCCACAGCGAATGCCCCCTACCCAACAAAGGACGACACAGGGGGTCAACATCCTTGGAAAATATAG